Below is a genomic region from Echinicola rosea.
ACAAAAAAAAGAAATAGCTACTTTTATGGATCACATAGGTGTTCCTAAAAAGTAGCTTTTTTTATGAATACTTCAGCATATATATCAGAAAGCATCGCCCTGCTCCAAAAGGATTTTGACCTTAGTGTTCCTGATGGAGAGGTCAGTCGAGAGCAGCTTGTCAGGTTACTTACCCCAATAGTAGGGAATTTGCTCAACAGGGATTTGGAGCGTTTGCTACAGATCTGTTACCGCATCGATTTAGGGGAAGAGCGTCTGAAGCGATTGCTTCATGAAGCAAACCCCGAAACCATGGCTGAAGAGCTCAGCGAAGCATTGGTGGACAGACAGCTCCAAAAGATCGAAATCCGCAGAAAGTACCATTGAGTTACTGGCTGATCTCCGATTCTTTTAGGAATTCCTGAGACTCTTCGACCATTACCTTAGAACCAATATAAAGTGGTGTCCTTTGGTGCAGTGAAGTGGGAATGATGTCCAATATCCTGTTCTTGCCATCCGTGGCGACAGCACCTGCCTGTTCTGCAATAAAGGCTAAGGAATTTGCCTCATACAGTAAACGCAGTTTTCCCTGAGGAGCTTTAATGGTGCTAGGATAGATATAAATCCCTCCTTTTAGTAAGTTACGGTGAAAATCCGCCACCAAGCTCCCAATATACCTTGCACTGTAATTTCTTTCTTTACAGACTTCAATGTAATTGTTTAACCCCTCATTCACTTGGGATTTTAATCCTTCATTGATGCTGTAGATGTTACCGTCTTCCGGAGCTGTCATATCAGGATGGCTGAGGAAAAACTCGCCTAATGATTGCTCATAGGTAAATCCATTCACACCCTTGCCCGTAGTATATACCAACATGGTAGATGAGCCATACAGTACATAGCCGGCAGCTACTTGCTTGGTGCCCGGCTGCATAATGTCTTCGGGCTGGATAGGACTTCCTACTGGCGTAACGCGTCGGTAAATGGAGAAAATCGTCCCAATAGAGATGTTGACATCGATATTGGAAGAGCCGTCTAGCGGATCCATGGCCACGACGTATTTGCCGCTACTGTTTTGCAGATCGATCACCTCATCATCTTCTTCCGATACAATAGCGCAGACTTCTCCGCCTTTGGTCAGAGCGCGGCAAAAGCGAATGTTTGCCACGACGTCCAGTTTTTGCTGCTCTTCTCCCTGCACGTTGGTGTTTCCGAAAGCCCCGCTGATGTTTGAGAGTCCGGCGCGGTTGATTTCGCGGTTGACGATTTTGGATGCCAATGCAATGTCCCTGAGGATTTGTGACAGTTCTCCGGATGCAAACGGAAAATCGTCCTGTTTACTCTTGATAAATCGGTCAAGGGTGACGCCTACTGAATAGCCTAATGCAGAGTTATTAGGCTCATATGGTTTTGTCTTCATATCTTTGAAAAAGTAAATTTTGAAATATAACCCAGTGTAAATTACTACTTATATTTTTATGACAAAAGCAATTATATACAAATTTGGAGGGGCTTCCGTAAAAGATGCCGCAGCGATCAAAAACCTCTCAGGTATTCTATTCAATCGATTGCGGAGCCCAATGGTTATTGTCGTTTCGGCAATCGGCAAAACCACAAATGCACTGGAAGAAATTTTAAGACTGAAATATGAGAAGGAAGATTTTTATTCGAATTTTACCATTTTGAGAAAAAACCATTTAGCAATATGTGAGGAGCTTTTTGAAGACGAAGACCTGGTGTTTGGTATGGTCGAGAATGTTTTTCTACAACTGGCGAGGGCATTGGAAGGAGAATTGACCAAGGACAATTACGATCAATTTTATGATCAAGTGGTAGGGTTTGGAGAGCTTCTTTCCTCAAAGATCATCCATGCTTACCTTTGTCTTTGCCAGCAATATTGTATTTGGCAGGATGCCAGGGATTTTATCCGCACAGACGGCAATTTCCGAGCTGCCAAGGTAGATTGGGACCAAACCGCCAAGCTGTGTCATCAGAAATTGGTACCGGTGCTCAAACAGCTGCCAGTGGTCACCCAGGGATTTGTAGGGAGTACCCAGGAAGGAAGATCGACCACATTAGGTAGGGAAGGGTCTGATTTTACAGCGGCTATTTTTGCGAAGAGTTTAGGGGCCGAGGCGGTGACCATCTGGAAGGATGTTCCTGGTGTGCTAAATGCCGACCCCAAGCGCTTTGAAGATACGGTGAAATTTGATCAGCTTGATTATAAGGAAGCGGCAGAAATGACTTTTTACGGAGCATCAGTGATCCATCCAAGGACCATAAAGCCATTAGCAAATGCCAAAATCCCATTGTATGTGAAATCATTTGTAGAACCCGATGGGAAGGGCACTGTTATTGGCGATTTTGGCGGCAGTAAAGTTTCTTTTCCTACCATAGTGGTGAAGGACCGACAGGTGCTGGTGACTTTCCAGGTGACCGATTTTACCTTTATCAATGAGTCACACATGCATCAGGTGTACGCTGAATTGGATAGGCTTAAGCTACGGGCCAATTTGATCCAGTCTTCAGCGATTACGATTTCTATCTGCACCGATAGGGAAGTGTTTAAGCTTGAGCAGCTCTTGGCCGAAATGAAGTCGGTCTTTCACGTCAGGTACAATGAAAATCTTCAGCTGGTCACTGTCAAAAATTATGATGAGCAAACCAAGAAAAGATTTTTGGATCATCGTGAAATACTGTTGGAGCAGACCACACGAAGTGCCTTCCAAATGGTCTGTAGGATGAAGAAGGGTGCTGGCTGACGAATGGGATCAGCGGGTATGAAACGGCAAACAGGTTTAGATAAGTTTTTTGACGACCTTTTTGATGCCTGGCAGGTAGCTTTGGCCGAAGAGGTTGAGGTGAACCAGCAGTGGGTAGAGGTTGTGGATATCCACCCTGGATTCGAAATCAGGTTCGAGAGGGAATATCTCATGATAGGCTTCATAGAATTCACTTCTAAAGCCTCCAAATAGCTTTGAGAAAGCCAAGTCCATTTCCCTATGGCCGTAATAGACCGCCGGATCGATCAAGCAGGGATCGCCTTTGGAATTGACAATAACATTTCCTGACCATAAGTCACCGTGGAGCAAGGCAGGCTTTTCGCTGGGGATCAGCCCATTTAGTTTGGGGTAGATCTTCTGGAATTTCTTATAAAAATCCTTGCTGATCAGCCCATCATAATAGGCTTTTCCAGCCATAGGCTCGAGTCTTTCTTCAGCAAAAAAGTCCGCCCAATTATCGTTTAGCGTGTTTATTTGGGGGAGCACTGCGATAAAATTATCCTCCTCCAGCCCAAAACGAGGAGAGGTGGCCATGTGCAGTTCTGCGAGTCCATGGCCTAAATTGTCCCAGTAGTTGCCGTTTGGATAGCCTCCATGGATCCATTCGATGAGCATGTAGTTTTGGGAAGCGACATGGCCAGCGCCGATGGTTTTGGGGATTTGTAGTGGAGCGTGTTTGTGCAGGAGGGTAAGGCCTTTTATTTCCTGCTGGAACATATCCGATGAGGGAAGGTGGTTGGATTTTAAAAAAAGTGCGCCCTTGTCGGTGTCCAAGAGTACACTTTGGTTCATGGTTCCGGCAGAGATCAGCCGGACAGATTTTAGTTTGGTAGGTTCCGGTATGGCATCGAGCAAGACTTCTTCATAGAAAGAATTTGACTTATGCATACACCTGATGTTCTTTTTTCAATTTTACAATGAATTCTTGAATGGATTCGTGGAGGATTTGATAGACATTTTCGAATCCATCTTCTCCGCCATAATATGGGTCAGGGACTTCATCAGCGTTTGCTTGTGGCTGAAAATCCCTCATTAGATAAATACGGTCATGGCTGAGGTTGTAGCTGTCCATCAGTTGGACGATATTTTTTTTGTTTGACCTATCCATGGCAATAATGTAGTCAAAATCCCTGATGTCCGCATGGTTCAGTTGCCTCCCCCGATGGGAAATGGCAATGCCATGTTTTTTTGCACTGGCCTGACTGCGTTCATCCGGCAATTCGCCGATATGGTAATCAGAAGTGCCACAGCTATCACTTTGAAACTTGTGTTGAAGCCCCATTTCATTGATTTGATGGTTAAAAATCGCTTCTGCAAGCGGTGATCTACAGATATTGCCTAAGCAAACAAATAAAACTTTAATCATGTTTATCTAATTGAAACTCCTAATCCTATATTCACGGTGTTAAACTCTTGGAAAGTATAGTCTCCATTGAGGAAGATCGGGCCAAACTTGAGTCTGGCTCCTAATGTTCCCATGGCGCCTTTAGCTTCATAATTTAATTTTACGGGATCAGTGAACGACTCAGAAGTGCCATTGATCTCATACGTTCCGAGCATGTTGTAATCGGATGATCCCGAATTATACCCGATCGCTCCATAGACTGTCAGGATAGCGATTTTCTTACTGACCAATCCTTGGACAGTCCATGTTTCTACGTTCATAGAGGCCACTTGGCCTTGGACTTCGTCGATATGGTACCTGGCATCCAGAGAATTGTAGGCGACCAACACCGAGAAATCTACGGGGATAATGTTTATTCCTTCAAAATACTGTTTGAGGTCGTGCTTCACGCCAATTCCCCACTGGGAAACCTCCGTATCTTCAATCGTAGTCTTTGGGATAAATCTCCCGATGACTTCAAATCCCGCAGGCAATCCCACCGCTCCTTGGATGAGTGGAGCAGGGACATATTTTACGGGAATGTCGATCCCTGGTGGGATATCAGCAGTTGCCAATGTCATTTCAGTTTCTTTGTCAAAAATCTCAAGTGTTCCACCTGTATTGGGATCACCATATAGTGTAGGAAGCTGCACAGGGCTACCATTTGCGCCTACTACGCGGATTTTTTCAAATTCAGCAGGGTTAAA
It encodes:
- a CDS encoding DUF6588 family protein, which codes for MKKLLYFCLAGLIFNGSSALAQGNVNVEEILKAGLNDLNTYMGYYVEPAAKGFIYSMGSGWSQTAKPHGVLGFDLKFAVSGAAVPSRYETFTFNPAEFEKIRVVGANGSPVQLPTLYGDPNTGGTLEIFDKETEMTLATADIPPGIDIPVKYVPAPLIQGAVGLPAGFEVIGRFIPKTTIEDTEVSQWGIGVKHDLKQYFEGINIIPVDFSVLVAYNSLDARYHIDEVQGQVASMNVETWTVQGLVSKKIAILTVYGAIGYNSGSSDYNMLGTYEINGTSESFTDPVKLNYEAKGAMGTLGARLKFGPIFLNGDYTFQEFNTVNIGLGVSIR
- a CDS encoding fructosamine kinase family protein — its product is MHKSNSFYEEVLLDAIPEPTKLKSVRLISAGTMNQSVLLDTDKGALFLKSNHLPSSDMFQQEIKGLTLLHKHAPLQIPKTIGAGHVASQNYMLIEWIHGGYPNGNYWDNLGHGLAELHMATSPRFGLEEDNFIAVLPQINTLNDNWADFFAEERLEPMAGKAYYDGLISKDFYKKFQKIYPKLNGLIPSEKPALLHGDLWSGNVIVNSKGDPCLIDPAVYYGHREMDLAFSKLFGGFRSEFYEAYHEIFPLEPDFESRVDIHNLYPLLVHLNLFGQSYLPGIKKVVKKLI
- a CDS encoding aspartate kinase, with translation MTKAIIYKFGGASVKDAAAIKNLSGILFNRLRSPMVIVVSAIGKTTNALEEILRLKYEKEDFYSNFTILRKNHLAICEELFEDEDLVFGMVENVFLQLARALEGELTKDNYDQFYDQVVGFGELLSSKIIHAYLCLCQQYCIWQDARDFIRTDGNFRAAKVDWDQTAKLCHQKLVPVLKQLPVVTQGFVGSTQEGRSTTLGREGSDFTAAIFAKSLGAEAVTIWKDVPGVLNADPKRFEDTVKFDQLDYKEAAEMTFYGASVIHPRTIKPLANAKIPLYVKSFVEPDGKGTVIGDFGGSKVSFPTIVVKDRQVLVTFQVTDFTFINESHMHQVYAELDRLKLRANLIQSSAITISICTDREVFKLEQLLAEMKSVFHVRYNENLQLVTVKNYDEQTKKRFLDHREILLEQTTRSAFQMVCRMKKGAG
- a CDS encoding low molecular weight protein-tyrosine-phosphatase produces the protein MIKVLFVCLGNICRSPLAEAIFNHQINEMGLQHKFQSDSCGTSDYHIGELPDERSQASAKKHGIAISHRGRQLNHADIRDFDYIIAMDRSNKKNIVQLMDSYNLSHDRIYLMRDFQPQANADEVPDPYYGGEDGFENVYQILHESIQEFIVKLKKEHQVYA
- the fbp gene encoding class 1 fructose-bisphosphatase; translated protein: MKTKPYEPNNSALGYSVGVTLDRFIKSKQDDFPFASGELSQILRDIALASKIVNREINRAGLSNISGAFGNTNVQGEEQQKLDVVANIRFCRALTKGGEVCAIVSEEDDEVIDLQNSSGKYVVAMDPLDGSSNIDVNISIGTIFSIYRRVTPVGSPIQPEDIMQPGTKQVAAGYVLYGSSTMLVYTTGKGVNGFTYEQSLGEFFLSHPDMTAPEDGNIYSINEGLKSQVNEGLNNYIEVCKERNYSARYIGSLVADFHRNLLKGGIYIYPSTIKAPQGKLRLLYEANSLAFIAEQAGAVATDGKNRILDIIPTSLHQRTPLYIGSKVMVEESQEFLKESEISQ